A genomic window from Glycine soja cultivar W05 chromosome 10, ASM419377v2, whole genome shotgun sequence includes:
- the LOC114371935 gene encoding uncharacterized protein LOC114371935 translates to MTEDMKIDHIVEVPDTPDRTTVRHDYQKYLGNPDKRGRAFNAADENNNHSNYISLSPSEESYSSQNAPIFRRAQTDGAEKMEKGKSISSKVPSKSSHRGISILDLTEENEQIRHPKPAFSHRGSRDNATEDKKALKATNGRSSLPVISDSSNTSRNAFIGKYKLDIKTLPGPNISVDHGKGISLSNDSQLQNEKQVSLPPRVSTSPRGRGHKRLVRNGCISPHNIATMEKQLAEQSNHKTKDVEQSHGHSVSSSTVSPVSVDDIVAGERGNGRGKGKEVLAYRSPHRLTFRTASSPVTNYEEINGPSNAIRNPLQYSGGQGGRRTTHNERNANWHLHDVNGHHLRINNDVGRFINGHNTTGMDRRNTGNGQSSNHIHGSQSDHTAQPTSVIIPDVDQSSGTHRTADILTKRQRKRESPSGFMFRGSTGDSSSSSRNPVSDPEVIELLSPPRGSSSSSRTSVLDHEVVDLLSTPRYANRSSEDLDDNDNNSSEARARQVEADERLARELQEQLYHDDPFEGRGIDEDLAWDLQRAEALMRATIDSHSISQPRQLPRAIRQPRTRFPENPSRRRAMAQASFSNRMSQWRSRATSRTRAPSTSSRGRGPRFPLDMDLDMRLDILEALEDSVGDFSDMGITDGIFNARRDFTDADYEMLLALDEGNHQHTGASSNLINSLPQSTIQTDNFTDACAICLETPVQGEIIRHLPCLHKFHKDCIDPWLQRKTSCPVCKSSIT, encoded by the exons ATGACAGAGGATATGAAAATTGATCATATTGTGGAAGTTCCTGATACCCCAGATAGAACAACTGTAAGGCACGATTATCAGAAATATTTAGGTAATCCTGATAAGAGGGGGAGAGCTTTTAATGCTGCTGATGAAAATAATAACCACAGTAACTATATATCATTGTCCCCGTCAGAGGAATCTTATTCTTCTCAAAATGCTCCCATCTTTAGGAGAGCCCAAACTGATGGAGCTGAAAAGATGGAGAAAGGGAAAAGTATAAGCTCCAAGGTTCCTTCTAAATCATCTCACCGTGGTATTTCTATTTTAGATTTGACTGAAGAGAATGAACAAATCCGACATCCGAAACCAGCTTTCTCACATCGTGGATCAAGAGATAATGCAACTGAAGACAAGAAAGCACTAAAAGCAACTAATGGAAGGTCTTCGTTACCTGTCATTTCTGATTCTTCTAATACATCTAGAAATGCCTTCATTGGAAAGTATAAACTAGATATTAAAACACTTCCAGGTCCTAATATATCTGTGGACCATGGCAAGGGTATTTCTCTGTCTAATGATTCTCAATTACAAAATGAAAAGCAAGTATCTTTGCCTCCTCGTGTTTCCACCTCTCCACGAGGGAGAGGGCACAAGAGATTGGTACGAAATGGGTGCATTTCACCTCATAATATTGCAACAATGGAAAAACAATTGGCTGAACAGAGCAACCACAAAACCAAAGATGTTGAACAGAGTCATGGTCATTCAGTTTCTAGCAGTACAGTGTCACCGGTTAGTGTTGATGACATAGTTGCTGGAGAGAGAGGCAATGGTAGAGGGAAAGGAAAGGAAGTACTTGCTTATCGTTCACCACATAGGCTGACTTTTCGTACTGCTAGCAG CCCTGTGACCAATTATGAAGAGATCAATGGTCCTAGTAATGCTATAAGAAATCCACTTCAATACTCTGGGGGGCAAGGTGGTCGGAGAACTACACATAATGAGAGGAATGCTAATTGGCACTTGCATGATGTAAATGGGCATCATTTGAGGATAAATAATGATGTTGGAAGATTTATCAATGGACACAATACAACCGGAATGGACAGAAGAAACACTGGGAATGGTCAAAGCAGCAATCATATACATGGTTCTCAGTCAGATCATACAGCTCAACCAACTTCTGTGATCATTCCAGATGTGGACCAGTCATCTGGAACCCATCGTACTGCTGACATTTTGACTAAAAGGCAAAGGAAACGGGAATCACCTTCAGGGTTTATGTTCCGTGGTTCAACTGGGGATTCATCAAGCTCATCCCGGAACCCTGTCTCGGATCCTGAAGTGATTGAGTTGTTATCCCCACCAAGGGGTTCATCAAGCTCATCCCGGACTTCTGTCTTGGATCATGAAGTGGTTGATTTGTTATCCACACCAAGGTATGCCAACAGATCATCTGAAGATTTAGATGATAATGACAATAATAGCTCGGAAGCTCGGGCAAGGCAAGTGGAAGCAGATGAGAGATTGGCACGTGAACTCCAAGAACAACTGTATCACGATGATCCTTTTGAAGGCAGAGGG ATTGATGAAGATTTAGCATGGGACCTGCAGCGTGCAGAGGCTCTTATGCGTGCAACTATTGATAGCCACAGCATAAGTCAACCG AGACAGCTTCCAAGGGCAATCAGACAGCCTCGTACACGGTTTCCAGAAAATCCTTCTAGAAGGAGAGCTATGGCTCAAGCTTCTTTCTCTAATAGAATGTCACAGTGGAGGAGTCGTGCTACAAGTCGGACTCGAGCACCTAGCACATCATCTAGAGGAAGAGGCCCCCGGTTTCCTCTGGATATGGACTTAGATATG AGACTTGATATATTGGAAGCTTTAGAGGATTCAGTAGGGGATTTCAGTGATATGGGAATTACTGATGGCATCTTTAATGCACGTCGTGATTTCACTGA CGCTGATTATGAAATGCTATTGGCCCTTGATGAGGGAAATCACCAACATACTGGTGCATCTTCCAATCTGATCAATAGCTTGCCGCAGTCCACCATCCAG ACTGACAACTTCACAGATGCATGTGCCATATGTCTTGAGACTCCAGTCCAAGGAGAAATTATTCGCCACCTTCCTTGTTTGCACAAATTTCACAAAGAT TGTATCGATCCTTGGCTCCAGAGGAAAACATCATGCCCGGTGTGCAAGTCATCTATCACCTAA
- the LOC114370102 gene encoding ankyrin repeat domain-containing protein 13B-like, whose amino-acid sequence MAGLNVSEYGHSCVHKAIILKDHVGLKEILGVLPKLGNPFEIKTEAASIAEDEKAAAISVVVDRRDVPHGDTPLHLAAKLGDIVATEMLMDAGANGRLKNTEGWTALREAIINKQDKIAMIMIKYYWNDYDKKYYRRLPRYIGTVRRMKDFYMEITFHFESSVIPFISRIAPSDTYKIWKKGGNMRADMTLAGFDGLKIKRSNQSILFLGDGTSDDERKFPGSLFKVLHKEKEVIVASPRKVAPTDRQVKNTLARKSRSESVRVGIDVSQALLVPQLTWRRKERKEMVGPWKAKVYDMQNVVLSVKSRRIPGAPPPEAKPAPKQANMKDNEKIEDILTDEERKQLEAAMNSSDDNGHTHKSKHAKKEKKGRSGGHRDHNKDKNTTSAQSAEISVNQKGESQFKRGMMPSLWLSQNFPLKIDELLPMLDILAEKLKAVRRLRELLTTKLPKESFPIKVAIPVVSTVRVLVTFTKFEEMQHENADEFESAPSSPTSSDQENPEEEHSSSWFGWIKTPSRSSTTSAESSSKIFDDQDLFAIPSGYKWVTIEDKLKKRGLE is encoded by the exons ATGGCAGGGCTTAATGTCTCAGAATATGGTCATAGTTGTGTGCACAAGGCTATAATATTGAAGGATCATGTTGGCCTTAAGGAGATACTTGGAGTTCTCCCAAAACTAGGTAACCCCTTTGAGATAAAAACTGAGGCTGCTTCAATAGCTGAGGATGAGAAAGCTGCAGCCATCTCAGTTGTGGTGGATAGGAGGGATGTGCCACATGGTGACACCCCTCTTCACTTGGCTGCAAAACTTGGTGACATTGTTGCAACTGAAATGCTCATGGATGCTGGGGCAAATGGTAGGTTGAAGAACACGGAAGGATGGACCGCTCTTAGAGAAGCTATTATTAACAAACAGGATAAAATAGCAATGATTATGATCAAGTACTATTGGAATGACtatgacaaaaaatattatagaaggTTGCCTAGGTATATAGGGACTGTGAGAAGGATGAAGGACTTCTACATGGAGATTACATTCCATTTTGAGAGTTCTGTGATACCTTTCATCTCGAGGATTGCGCCTTCGGATACTTACAAGATTTGGAAAAAGGGTGGGAATATGAGGGCAGATATGACTTTGGCTGGATTTGATGGTTTGAAGATCAAGAGGTCTAATCAGAGCATTCTTTTCCTTGGCGATGGTACTTCAGACGATGAGCGGAAATTCCCCGGATCGCTGTTCAAAGTCTTGCACAAAGAGAAGGAGGTAATTGTGGCTTCACCTCGTAAAGTTGCCCCCACTGATAGACAGGTTAAGAACACATTGGCTAGGAAGTCTAGGTCTGAATCAGTGAGGGTAGGGATTGATGTGAGTCAGGCACTTCTTGTTCCCCAGTTAACATGGAGgagaaaggagagaaaagaaatgGTGGGGCCATGGAAAGCTAAGGTCTATGACATGCAAAATGTGGTTCTTAGTGTCAAATCCAGAAGGATCCCTGGAGCTCCACCACCCGAGGCCAAGCCAGCTCCCAAGCAAGCTAATATGAAGGACAACGAAAAAATTGAAGACATTTTGACAGATGAAGAAAGGAAGCAATTGGAAGCTGCAATGAATTCATCAGATGATAATGGCCACACTCAcaaaagtaaacatgcaaagaaagaaaagaaaggaaggtCTGGTGGACATAGAGACCacaacaaggacaaaaacaccACCAGTGCACAATCTGCTGAGATTTCTGTTAACCAAAAGGGTGAAAGCCAGTTTAAGAGAGGGATGATGCCTTCTCTTTGGCTTTCCCAAAACTTTCCACTAAAAATTGATGAATTGCTACCTATGCTTGACATTCTTGCTGAAAAACTTAAAGCGGTTCGTCGGTTAAGAGAACTCCTTACAACAAAACTTCCAAAGGAATCCTTTCCAATCAAG GTTGCCATCCCTGTGGTGTCCACTGTTAGAGTATTGGTAACTTTTACAAAGTTTGAAGAAATGCAACATGAAAATGCAGATGAGTTTGAATCAGCCCCATCAAGTCCTACTTCAAGTGACCAAGAGAACCCAGAAGAGGAGCATTCCTCATCATGGTTTGGGTGGATAAAGACCCCTTCTAGATCAAGTACAACAAGTGCGGAATCTAGTAGTAAAATATTTGATGACCAGGACCTGTTTGCTATTCCCTCTGGTTATAAATGGGTTACTATTGAAGATAAGTTAAAAAAGAGAGGACTAGAATAG